Proteins encoded together in one Micromonospora auratinigra window:
- a CDS encoding methyltransferase domain-containing protein produces the protein MGRSSFLEMGCGTGVIATCAALAGCDRVVAVDVNPQAVVNSQRNASRHGVADRLDSIHSDLFDALDGAERFDVVFWHSNYVLAPDDYRYANVHERAYVDAGYVTHRRYLEQAPRWLTPGGRALLHFSARGDLDELRRIAVECNRQLHIRRSAVFLEGEQEVEHLLIEVATRAGQA, from the coding sequence GTGGGCCGGTCATCCTTCCTGGAGATGGGCTGCGGCACCGGCGTCATCGCCACCTGCGCCGCCCTGGCCGGCTGCGACCGGGTCGTCGCCGTCGACGTCAACCCGCAAGCCGTGGTGAACTCCCAGCGCAATGCGTCCCGCCATGGCGTTGCCGACCGCCTCGACAGCATCCACAGTGACCTGTTCGACGCGCTCGACGGCGCCGAACGCTTCGACGTCGTCTTCTGGCACTCCAACTATGTGCTCGCCCCGGACGACTACCGGTACGCCAACGTGCACGAGCGGGCGTATGTCGATGCTGGCTACGTCACCCACCGGCGTTACCTGGAACAGGCGCCGCGGTGGCTGACACCGGGCGGGCGGGCCCTGCTGCACTTCAGCGCCCGGGGCGACCTGGACGAGCTGCGCCGCATCGCCGTCGAGTGCAATCGGCAGCTGCACATCCGGCGCAGTGCGGTGTTCCTTGAGGGTGAGCAGGAGGTGGAGCACCTGCTCATCGAG